Proteins from a genomic interval of Homo sapiens chromosome 6 genomic scaffold, GRCh38.p14 alternate locus group ALT_REF_LOCI_2 HSCHR6_MHC_COX_CTG1:
- the BAG6 gene encoding large proline-rich protein BAG6 isoform 10 (isoform 10 is encoded by transcript variant 27), giving the protein MEPNDSTSTAVEEPDSLEVLVKTLDSQTRTFIVGAQMNVKEFKEHIAASVSIPSEKQRLIYQGRVLQDDKKLQEYNVGGKVIHLVERAPPQTHLPSGASSGTGSASATHGGGSPPGTRGPGASVHDRNANSYVMVGTFNLPSDGSAVDVHINMEQAPIQSEPRVRLVMAQHMIRDIQTLLSRMECRGGPQPQHSQPPPQPPAVTPEPVALSSQTSEPVESEAPPREPMEAEEVEERAPAQNPELTPGPAPAGPTPAPETNAPNHPSPAEYVEVLQELQRLESRLQPFLQRYYEVLGAAATTDYNNNHEGREEDQRLINLVGESLRLLGNTFVALSDLRCNLACTPPRHLHVVRPMSHYTTPMVLQQAAIPIQINVGTTVTMTGNGTRPPPTPNAEAPPPGPGQASSVAPSSTNVESSAEGAPPPGPAPPPATSHPRVIRISHQSVEPVVMMHMNIQDSGTQPGGVPSAPTGPLGPPGHGQTLGQQVPGFPTAPTRVVIARPTPPQARPSHPGGPPVSGTLGAGLGTNASLAQMVSGLVGQLLMQPVLVAQGTPGMAPPPAPATASASAGTTNTATTAGPAPGGPAQPPPTPQPSMADLQFSQLLGNLLGPAGPGAGGSGVASPTITVAMPGVPAFLQGMTDFLQATQTAPPPPPPPPPPPPAPEQQTMPPPGSPSGGAGSPGGLGLESLSPEFFTSVVQGVLSSLLGSLGARAGSSESIAAFIQRLSGSSNIFEPGADGALGFFGALLSLLCQNFSMVDVVMLLHGHFQPLQRLQPQLRSFFHQHYLGGQEPTPSNIRMATHTLITGLEEYVRESFSLVQVQPGVDIIRTNLEFLQEQFNSIAAHVLHCTDSGFGARLLELCNQGLFECLALNLHCLGGQQMELAAVINGRIRRMSRGVNPSLVSWLTTMMGLRLQVVLEHMPVGPDAILRYVRRVGDPPQPLPEEPMEVQGAERASPEPQRENASPAPGTTAEEAMSRGPPPAPEGGSRDEQDGASAETEPWAAAVPPEWVPIIQQDIQSQRKVKPQPPLSDAYLSGMPAKRRKTMQGEGPQLLLSEAVSRAAKAAGARPLTSPESLSRDLEAPEVQESYRQQLRSDIQKRLQEDPNYSPQRFPNAQRAFADDP; this is encoded by the exons ATGGAGCCTAATGATAGTACCAGTACCGCTGTGGAGGAGCCTGACAGCTTGGAGGTGTTGGTGAAGACCTTGGACTCTCAAACTCGTACCTTTATTGTGGGGGCCCAG ATGAATGTAAAAGAGTTTAAGGAGCACATTGCTGCCTCTGTCAGCATCCCATCTGAAAAACAACGGCTCATTTACCAGGGACGAGTTCTGCAAGATGATAAGAAGCTTCAGGAATACA ATGTTGGGGGAAAGGTTATCCACCTGGTGGAACGGGCTCCTCCTCAGACTCACCTCCCTTCTGGGGCATCTTCTGGGACGGGGTCTGCCTCAGCCACTCATGGTGGGGGATCCCCCCCTGGTACTCGGGGGCCTGGGGCCTCTGTTCATGACCGGAATGCCAACAGCTATGTCATGGTTGGAACCTTCAATCTTCCT AGTGACGGCTCTGCTGTGGATGTTCACATCAACATGGAACAGGCCCCGATTCAG AGTGAGCCCCGGGTACGGCTGGTGATGGCTCAGCACATGATCAGGGATATACAGACCTTACTATCCCGGATGGAG TGTCGAGGAGGGCCCCAACCGCAGCACAGTCAGCCGCCCCCGCAGCCACCGGCTGTGACCCCGGAGCCAGTAGCCTTGAGCTCTCAAACATCAGAACCAGTTGAAAGTGAAGCACCTCCCCGGGAGCCCATGGAGGCAGAAGAAGTGGAGGAGCGTGCCCCAGCCCAGAACCCGGAGCTCACTCCTGGCCCAGCCCCAGCGGGCCCAACACCTGCCCCGGAAACAAATGCACCCAA CCATCCTTCCCCTGCGGAGTATGTCGAGGTGCTCCAGGAGCTACAGCGGCTGGAGAGTCGCCTCCAGCCCTTCTTGCAGCGCTACTACGAGGTTCTGGGTGCTGCTGCCACCACGGACTACAATAACAAT CACGAGGGCCGGGAGGAGGATCAGCGGTTGATCAACTTGGTAGGGGAGAGCCTGCGACTGCTGGGCAACACCTTTGTTGCACTGTCTGACCTGCGCTGCAATCTGGCCTGCACGCCCCCACGACACCTGCATGTGGTCCGGCCTATGTCTCACTACACCACCCCCATGGTGCTCCAGCAGGCAGCCATTCCCATACAG ATCAATGTGGGAACCACTGTGACCATGACAGGAAATGGGACTCGGCCCCCCCCAACTCCCAATGCAGAGGCACCTCCCCCTGGTCCTGGGCAGGCCTCATCCGTGGCTCCGTCTTCTACCAATGTCGAGTCCTCAGCTGAGGGGGCTCCCCCGCCAGGTCCAGCTCCCCCGCCAGCCACCAGCCACCCGAGGGTCATCCGGATTTCCCACCAGAGTGTGGAACCCGTGGTCATGATGCACATGAACATTCAAG ATTCTGGCACACAGCCTGGTGGTGTTCCGAGTGCTCCCACTGGCCCCCTGGGACCCCCTGGTCATGGCCAAACCCTGG GACAGCAGGTGCCAGGCTTCCCAACAGCTCCAACCCGGGTGGTGATTGCCCGGCCCACTCCTCCACAGGCTCGGCCTTCCCATCCTGGAGGGCCCCCAGTCTCTGGGACACTG GGCGCCGGTCTGGGTACCAATGCCTCGTTGGCCCAGATGGTGAGCGGCCTTGTGGGGCAGCTTCTTATGCAGCCAGTCCTTGTGG CTCAGGGGACCCCAGGTATGGCTCCACCGCCAGCCCCTGCCACTGCTTCTGCCAGTGCTGGCACCACCAACACAGCTACCACAGCTGGCCCCGCTCCTGGGGGGCCTGCCCAGCCTCCACCCACCCCTCAACCCTCCATGGCTGATCTTCAGTTCTCTCAGCTTCTGGGGAACCTGCTAGGGCCTGCagggccaggggctggagggtcTGGTGTGGCTTCTCCCACCATCACTGTGGCGATGCCTGGTGTCCCTGCCTTTCTCCAAGGCATGACTGACTTCTTGCAG GCAACACAGACAgcccctccaccacccccacctcctccacccccaccacctgCCCCAGAGCAGCAGACCATGCCCCCACCAGGCTCCCCTTCTGGTGGCGCAGGGAGTCCTGGAGGCCTGGGTCTTGAGAGCCTGTCACCGGAGTTTTTTACCTCAGTGGTGCAGGGTGTGCTCAGCTCCCTGCTGGGCTCCCTGGGGGCTCGGGCTGGCAGCAGTGAAAGTATTGCTGCCTTCATACAACGCCTCAGTGGATCCAGCAACATCTTTGAGCCTGGAGCTGATGGGGCCCTTG GATTCTTTGGGGCCTTGCTTTCTCTTCTGTGCCAGAACTTCTCTATGGTGGACGTAGTGATGCTTCTCCATGGGCATTTCCAGCCACTACAACGGCTCCAGCCCCAGCTGCGATCCTTCTTCCACCAGCACTACCTGGGTGGTCAGGAGCCCACACCCAGTAACATCCGG ATGGCAACCCACACATTGATCACGGGGCTAGAAGAGTATGTGCGGGAGAGTTTT TCCTTGGTGCAGGTTCAGCCAGGTGTGGACATCATCCGGACAAACCTGGAATTTCTCCAAGAGCAGTTTAATAGCATTGCTGCGCATGTGCTGCATTGCACAG ATAGTGGATTTGGGGCCCGGTTGCTGGAGTTGTGTAACCAAGGCCTGTTTGAATGCCTGGCCCTAAACCTGCACTGCTTGGGGGGACAGCAGATGGAGCTTGCTGCTGTTATCAATGGCCGAATT CGTCGTATGTCTCGTGGGGTGAATCCCTCCTTGGTGAGCTGGCTGACCACTATGATGGGACTGAGGCTTCAGGTGGTACTGGagcacatgcctgtaggcccTGATGCCATTCTCAGATACGTTCGCAGGGTTGGTGATCCCCCCCAG CCACTTCCTGAGGAGCCAATGGAAGTTCAGGGAGCAGAAAGAGCTTCCCCTGAGCCTCAG CGGGAGAAtgcttccccagcccctggaacAACAGCAGAAGAGGCCATGTCCCGAGGTCCACCTCCTGCTCCTGAGGGGGGCTCCCGGGATGAACAGGATGGAGCTTCAGCTGAGACAGAACCTTGGGCAGCTGCAGTCCCCCCA GAATGGGTCCCTATTATCCAGCAGGACATTCAGAGCCAGCGGAAGGTGAAACCGCAGCCCCCTCTGAGTGATGCCTACCTCAGTGGTATGCCTGCCAAGAGACGCAAG ACGATGCAGGGTGAGGGCCCCCAGCTGCTTCTCTCAGAGGCTGTGAGCCGGGCAGCTAAGGCAGCCGGAGCTCGGCCCCTGACGAGCCCCGAGAGCCTGAGCCGGGACCTGGAGGCACCAGAGGTTCAGGAGAGCTACAGGCAGCAG CTCCGGTCTGATATACAAAAACGACTGCAGGAAGACCCCAACTACAGTCCCCAGCGCTTCCCCAATGCCCAGCGGGCCTTTGCTGATGATCCTTAG
- the BAG6 gene encoding large proline-rich protein BAG6 isoform 22 (isoform 22 is encoded by transcript variant 8) codes for MEPNDSTSTAVEEPDSLEVLVKTLDSQTRTFIVGAQMNVKEFKEHIAASVSIPSEKQRLIYQGRVLQDDKKLQEYNVGGKVIHLVERAPPQTHLPSGASSGTGSASATHGGGSPPGTRGPGASVHDRNANSYVMVGTFNLPSEPRVRLVMAQHMIRDIQTLLSRMECRGGPQPQHSQPPPQPPAVTPEPVALSSQTSEPVESEAPPREPMEAEEVEERAPAQNPELTPGPAPAGPTPAPETNAPNHPSPAEYVEVLQELQRLESRLQPFLQRYYEVLGAAATTDYNNNHEGREEDQRLINLVGESLRLLGNTFVALSDLRCNLACTPPRHLHVVRPMSHYTTPMVLQQAAIPIQINVGTTVTMTGNGTRPPPTPNAEAPPPGPGQASSVAPSSTNVESSAEGAPPPGPAPPPATSHPRVIRISHQSVEPVVMMHMNIQDSGTQPGGVPSAPTGPLGPPGHGQTLGQQVPGFPTAPTRVVIARPTPPQARPSHPGGPPVSGTLGAGLGTNASLAQMVSGLVGQLLMQPVLVAQGTPGMAPPPAPATASASAGTTNTATTAGPAPGGPAQPPPTPQPSMADLQFSQLLGNLLGPAGPGAGGSGVASPTITVAMPGVPAFLQGMTDFLQATQTAPPPPPPPPPPPPAPEQQTMPPPGSPSGGAGSPGGLGLESLSPEFFTSVVQGVLSSLLGSLGARAGSSESIAAFIQRLSGSSNIFEPGADGALGFFGALLSLLCQNFSMVDVVMLLHGHFQPLQRLQPQLRSFFHQHYLGGQEPTPSNIRMATHTLITGLEEYVRESFSLVQVQPGVDIIRTNLEFLQEQFNSIAAHVLHCTDSGFGARLLELCNQGLFECLALNLHCLGGQQMELAAVINGRIRRMSRGVNPSLVSWLTTMMGLRLQVVLEHMPVGPDAILRYVRRVGDPPQPLPEEPMEVQGAERASPEPQRENASPAPGTTAEEAMSRGPPPAPEGGSRDEQDGASAETEPWAAAVPPEWVPIIQQDIQSQRKVKPQPPLSDAYLSGMPAKRRKLRSDIQKRLQEDPNYSPQRFPNAQRAFADDP; via the exons ATGGAGCCTAATGATAGTACCAGTACCGCTGTGGAGGAGCCTGACAGCTTGGAGGTGTTGGTGAAGACCTTGGACTCTCAAACTCGTACCTTTATTGTGGGGGCCCAG ATGAATGTAAAAGAGTTTAAGGAGCACATTGCTGCCTCTGTCAGCATCCCATCTGAAAAACAACGGCTCATTTACCAGGGACGAGTTCTGCAAGATGATAAGAAGCTTCAGGAATACA ATGTTGGGGGAAAGGTTATCCACCTGGTGGAACGGGCTCCTCCTCAGACTCACCTCCCTTCTGGGGCATCTTCTGGGACGGGGTCTGCCTCAGCCACTCATGGTGGGGGATCCCCCCCTGGTACTCGGGGGCCTGGGGCCTCTGTTCATGACCGGAATGCCAACAGCTATGTCATGGTTGGAACCTTCAATCTTCCT AGTGAGCCCCGGGTACGGCTGGTGATGGCTCAGCACATGATCAGGGATATACAGACCTTACTATCCCGGATGGAG TGTCGAGGAGGGCCCCAACCGCAGCACAGTCAGCCGCCCCCGCAGCCACCGGCTGTGACCCCGGAGCCAGTAGCCTTGAGCTCTCAAACATCAGAACCAGTTGAAAGTGAAGCACCTCCCCGGGAGCCCATGGAGGCAGAAGAAGTGGAGGAGCGTGCCCCAGCCCAGAACCCGGAGCTCACTCCTGGCCCAGCCCCAGCGGGCCCAACACCTGCCCCGGAAACAAATGCACCCAA CCATCCTTCCCCTGCGGAGTATGTCGAGGTGCTCCAGGAGCTACAGCGGCTGGAGAGTCGCCTCCAGCCCTTCTTGCAGCGCTACTACGAGGTTCTGGGTGCTGCTGCCACCACGGACTACAATAACAAT CACGAGGGCCGGGAGGAGGATCAGCGGTTGATCAACTTGGTAGGGGAGAGCCTGCGACTGCTGGGCAACACCTTTGTTGCACTGTCTGACCTGCGCTGCAATCTGGCCTGCACGCCCCCACGACACCTGCATGTGGTCCGGCCTATGTCTCACTACACCACCCCCATGGTGCTCCAGCAGGCAGCCATTCCCATACAG ATCAATGTGGGAACCACTGTGACCATGACAGGAAATGGGACTCGGCCCCCCCCAACTCCCAATGCAGAGGCACCTCCCCCTGGTCCTGGGCAGGCCTCATCCGTGGCTCCGTCTTCTACCAATGTCGAGTCCTCAGCTGAGGGGGCTCCCCCGCCAGGTCCAGCTCCCCCGCCAGCCACCAGCCACCCGAGGGTCATCCGGATTTCCCACCAGAGTGTGGAACCCGTGGTCATGATGCACATGAACATTCAAG ATTCTGGCACACAGCCTGGTGGTGTTCCGAGTGCTCCCACTGGCCCCCTGGGACCCCCTGGTCATGGCCAAACCCTGG GACAGCAGGTGCCAGGCTTCCCAACAGCTCCAACCCGGGTGGTGATTGCCCGGCCCACTCCTCCACAGGCTCGGCCTTCCCATCCTGGAGGGCCCCCAGTCTCTGGGACACTG GGCGCCGGTCTGGGTACCAATGCCTCGTTGGCCCAGATGGTGAGCGGCCTTGTGGGGCAGCTTCTTATGCAGCCAGTCCTTGTGG CTCAGGGGACCCCAGGTATGGCTCCACCGCCAGCCCCTGCCACTGCTTCTGCCAGTGCTGGCACCACCAACACAGCTACCACAGCTGGCCCCGCTCCTGGGGGGCCTGCCCAGCCTCCACCCACCCCTCAACCCTCCATGGCTGATCTTCAGTTCTCTCAGCTTCTGGGGAACCTGCTAGGGCCTGCagggccaggggctggagggtcTGGTGTGGCTTCTCCCACCATCACTGTGGCGATGCCTGGTGTCCCTGCCTTTCTCCAAGGCATGACTGACTTCTTGCAG GCAACACAGACAgcccctccaccacccccacctcctccacccccaccacctgCCCCAGAGCAGCAGACCATGCCCCCACCAGGCTCCCCTTCTGGTGGCGCAGGGAGTCCTGGAGGCCTGGGTCTTGAGAGCCTGTCACCGGAGTTTTTTACCTCAGTGGTGCAGGGTGTGCTCAGCTCCCTGCTGGGCTCCCTGGGGGCTCGGGCTGGCAGCAGTGAAAGTATTGCTGCCTTCATACAACGCCTCAGTGGATCCAGCAACATCTTTGAGCCTGGAGCTGATGGGGCCCTTG GATTCTTTGGGGCCTTGCTTTCTCTTCTGTGCCAGAACTTCTCTATGGTGGACGTAGTGATGCTTCTCCATGGGCATTTCCAGCCACTACAACGGCTCCAGCCCCAGCTGCGATCCTTCTTCCACCAGCACTACCTGGGTGGTCAGGAGCCCACACCCAGTAACATCCGG ATGGCAACCCACACATTGATCACGGGGCTAGAAGAGTATGTGCGGGAGAGTTTT TCCTTGGTGCAGGTTCAGCCAGGTGTGGACATCATCCGGACAAACCTGGAATTTCTCCAAGAGCAGTTTAATAGCATTGCTGCGCATGTGCTGCATTGCACAG ATAGTGGATTTGGGGCCCGGTTGCTGGAGTTGTGTAACCAAGGCCTGTTTGAATGCCTGGCCCTAAACCTGCACTGCTTGGGGGGACAGCAGATGGAGCTTGCTGCTGTTATCAATGGCCGAATT CGTCGTATGTCTCGTGGGGTGAATCCCTCCTTGGTGAGCTGGCTGACCACTATGATGGGACTGAGGCTTCAGGTGGTACTGGagcacatgcctgtaggcccTGATGCCATTCTCAGATACGTTCGCAGGGTTGGTGATCCCCCCCAG CCACTTCCTGAGGAGCCAATGGAAGTTCAGGGAGCAGAAAGAGCTTCCCCTGAGCCTCAG CGGGAGAAtgcttccccagcccctggaacAACAGCAGAAGAGGCCATGTCCCGAGGTCCACCTCCTGCTCCTGAGGGGGGCTCCCGGGATGAACAGGATGGAGCTTCAGCTGAGACAGAACCTTGGGCAGCTGCAGTCCCCCCA GAATGGGTCCCTATTATCCAGCAGGACATTCAGAGCCAGCGGAAGGTGAAACCGCAGCCCCCTCTGAGTGATGCCTACCTCAGTGGTATGCCTGCCAAGAGACGCAAG CTCCGGTCTGATATACAAAAACGACTGCAGGAAGACCCCAACTACAGTCCCCAGCGCTTCCCCAATGCCCAGCGGGCCTTTGCTGATGATCCTTAG
- the BAG6 gene encoding large proline-rich protein BAG6 isoform 26 (isoform 26 is encoded by transcript variant 40) encodes MEPNDSTSTAVEEPDSLEVLVKTLDSQTRTFIVGAQMNVKEFKEHIAASVSIPSEKQRLIYQGRVLQDDKKLQEYNVGGKVIHLVERAPPQTHLPSGASSGTGSASATHGGGSPPGTRGPGASVHDRNANSYVMVGTFNLPSDGSAVDVHINMEQAPIQSEPRVRLVMAQHMIRDIQTLLSRMECRGGPQPQHSQPPPQPPAVTPEPVALSSQTSEPVESEAPPREPMEAEEVEERAPAQNPELTPGPAPAGPTPAPETNAPNHPSPAEYVEVLQELQRLESRLQPFLQRYYEVLGAAATTDYNNNHEGREEDQRLINLVGESLRLLGNTFVALSDLRCNLACTPPRHLHVVRPMSHYTTPMVLQQAAIPIQINVGTTVTMTGNGTRPPPTPNAEAPPPGPGQASSVAPSSTNVESSAEGAPPPGPAPPPATSHPRVIRISHQSVEPVVMMHMNIQDSGTQPGGVPSAPTGPLGPPGHGQTLGQQVPGFPTAPTRVVIARPTPPQARPSHPGGPPVSGTLGAGLGTNASLAQMVSGLVGQLLMQPVLVAQGTPGMAPPPAPATASASAGTTNTATTAGPAPGGPAQPPPTPQPSMADLQFSQLLGNLLGPAGPGAGGSGVASPTITVAMPGVPAFLQGMTDFLQATQTAPPPPPPPPPPPPAPEQQTMPPPGSPSGGAGSPGGLGLESLSPEFFTSVVQGVLSSLLGSLGARAGSSESIAAFIQRLSGSSNIFEPGADGALGFFGALLSLLCQNFSMVDVVMLLHGHFQPLQRLQPQLRSFFHQHYLGGQEPTPSNIRMATHTLITGLEEYVRESFSLVQVQPGVDIIRTNLEFLQEQFNSIAAHVLHCTDSGFGARLLELCNQGLFECLALNLHCLGGQQMELAAVINGRIRRMSRGVNPSLVSWLTTMMGLRLQVVLEHMPVGPDAILRYVRRVGDPPQPLPEEPMEVQGAERASPEPQEWVPIIQQDIQSQRKVKPQPPLSDAYLSGMPAKRRKTMQGEGPQLLLSEAVSRAAKAAGARPLTSPESLSRDLEAPEVQESYRQQLRSDIQKRLQEDPNYSPQRFPNAQRAFADDP; translated from the exons ATGGAGCCTAATGATAGTACCAGTACCGCTGTGGAGGAGCCTGACAGCTTGGAGGTGTTGGTGAAGACCTTGGACTCTCAAACTCGTACCTTTATTGTGGGGGCCCAG ATGAATGTAAAAGAGTTTAAGGAGCACATTGCTGCCTCTGTCAGCATCCCATCTGAAAAACAACGGCTCATTTACCAGGGACGAGTTCTGCAAGATGATAAGAAGCTTCAGGAATACA ATGTTGGGGGAAAGGTTATCCACCTGGTGGAACGGGCTCCTCCTCAGACTCACCTCCCTTCTGGGGCATCTTCTGGGACGGGGTCTGCCTCAGCCACTCATGGTGGGGGATCCCCCCCTGGTACTCGGGGGCCTGGGGCCTCTGTTCATGACCGGAATGCCAACAGCTATGTCATGGTTGGAACCTTCAATCTTCCT AGTGACGGCTCTGCTGTGGATGTTCACATCAACATGGAACAGGCCCCGATTCAG AGTGAGCCCCGGGTACGGCTGGTGATGGCTCAGCACATGATCAGGGATATACAGACCTTACTATCCCGGATGGAG TGTCGAGGAGGGCCCCAACCGCAGCACAGTCAGCCGCCCCCGCAGCCACCGGCTGTGACCCCGGAGCCAGTAGCCTTGAGCTCTCAAACATCAGAACCAGTTGAAAGTGAAGCACCTCCCCGGGAGCCCATGGAGGCAGAAGAAGTGGAGGAGCGTGCCCCAGCCCAGAACCCGGAGCTCACTCCTGGCCCAGCCCCAGCGGGCCCAACACCTGCCCCGGAAACAAATGCACCCAA CCATCCTTCCCCTGCGGAGTATGTCGAGGTGCTCCAGGAGCTACAGCGGCTGGAGAGTCGCCTCCAGCCCTTCTTGCAGCGCTACTACGAGGTTCTGGGTGCTGCTGCCACCACGGACTACAATAACAAT CACGAGGGCCGGGAGGAGGATCAGCGGTTGATCAACTTGGTAGGGGAGAGCCTGCGACTGCTGGGCAACACCTTTGTTGCACTGTCTGACCTGCGCTGCAATCTGGCCTGCACGCCCCCACGACACCTGCATGTGGTCCGGCCTATGTCTCACTACACCACCCCCATGGTGCTCCAGCAGGCAGCCATTCCCATACAG ATCAATGTGGGAACCACTGTGACCATGACAGGAAATGGGACTCGGCCCCCCCCAACTCCCAATGCAGAGGCACCTCCCCCTGGTCCTGGGCAGGCCTCATCCGTGGCTCCGTCTTCTACCAATGTCGAGTCCTCAGCTGAGGGGGCTCCCCCGCCAGGTCCAGCTCCCCCGCCAGCCACCAGCCACCCGAGGGTCATCCGGATTTCCCACCAGAGTGTGGAACCCGTGGTCATGATGCACATGAACATTCAAG ATTCTGGCACACAGCCTGGTGGTGTTCCGAGTGCTCCCACTGGCCCCCTGGGACCCCCTGGTCATGGCCAAACCCTGG GACAGCAGGTGCCAGGCTTCCCAACAGCTCCAACCCGGGTGGTGATTGCCCGGCCCACTCCTCCACAGGCTCGGCCTTCCCATCCTGGAGGGCCCCCAGTCTCTGGGACACTG GGCGCCGGTCTGGGTACCAATGCCTCGTTGGCCCAGATGGTGAGCGGCCTTGTGGGGCAGCTTCTTATGCAGCCAGTCCTTGTGG CTCAGGGGACCCCAGGTATGGCTCCACCGCCAGCCCCTGCCACTGCTTCTGCCAGTGCTGGCACCACCAACACAGCTACCACAGCTGGCCCCGCTCCTGGGGGGCCTGCCCAGCCTCCACCCACCCCTCAACCCTCCATGGCTGATCTTCAGTTCTCTCAGCTTCTGGGGAACCTGCTAGGGCCTGCagggccaggggctggagggtcTGGTGTGGCTTCTCCCACCATCACTGTGGCGATGCCTGGTGTCCCTGCCTTTCTCCAAGGCATGACTGACTTCTTGCAG GCAACACAGACAgcccctccaccacccccacctcctccacccccaccacctgCCCCAGAGCAGCAGACCATGCCCCCACCAGGCTCCCCTTCTGGTGGCGCAGGGAGTCCTGGAGGCCTGGGTCTTGAGAGCCTGTCACCGGAGTTTTTTACCTCAGTGGTGCAGGGTGTGCTCAGCTCCCTGCTGGGCTCCCTGGGGGCTCGGGCTGGCAGCAGTGAAAGTATTGCTGCCTTCATACAACGCCTCAGTGGATCCAGCAACATCTTTGAGCCTGGAGCTGATGGGGCCCTTG GATTCTTTGGGGCCTTGCTTTCTCTTCTGTGCCAGAACTTCTCTATGGTGGACGTAGTGATGCTTCTCCATGGGCATTTCCAGCCACTACAACGGCTCCAGCCCCAGCTGCGATCCTTCTTCCACCAGCACTACCTGGGTGGTCAGGAGCCCACACCCAGTAACATCCGG ATGGCAACCCACACATTGATCACGGGGCTAGAAGAGTATGTGCGGGAGAGTTTT TCCTTGGTGCAGGTTCAGCCAGGTGTGGACATCATCCGGACAAACCTGGAATTTCTCCAAGAGCAGTTTAATAGCATTGCTGCGCATGTGCTGCATTGCACAG ATAGTGGATTTGGGGCCCGGTTGCTGGAGTTGTGTAACCAAGGCCTGTTTGAATGCCTGGCCCTAAACCTGCACTGCTTGGGGGGACAGCAGATGGAGCTTGCTGCTGTTATCAATGGCCGAATT CGTCGTATGTCTCGTGGGGTGAATCCCTCCTTGGTGAGCTGGCTGACCACTATGATGGGACTGAGGCTTCAGGTGGTACTGGagcacatgcctgtaggcccTGATGCCATTCTCAGATACGTTCGCAGGGTTGGTGATCCCCCCCAG CCACTTCCTGAGGAGCCAATGGAAGTTCAGGGAGCAGAAAGAGCTTCCCCTGAGCCTCAG GAATGGGTCCCTATTATCCAGCAGGACATTCAGAGCCAGCGGAAGGTGAAACCGCAGCCCCCTCTGAGTGATGCCTACCTCAGTGGTATGCCTGCCAAGAGACGCAAG ACGATGCAGGGTGAGGGCCCCCAGCTGCTTCTCTCAGAGGCTGTGAGCCGGGCAGCTAAGGCAGCCGGAGCTCGGCCCCTGACGAGCCCCGAGAGCCTGAGCCGGGACCTGGAGGCACCAGAGGTTCAGGAGAGCTACAGGCAGCAG CTCCGGTCTGATATACAAAAACGACTGCAGGAAGACCCCAACTACAGTCCCCAGCGCTTCCCCAATGCCCAGCGGGCCTTTGCTGATGATCCTTAG